A single Leptidea sinapis chromosome 2, ilLepSina1.1, whole genome shotgun sequence DNA region contains:
- the LOC126973828 gene encoding LOW QUALITY PROTEIN: zinc finger protein 239-like (The sequence of the model RefSeq protein was modified relative to this genomic sequence to represent the inferred CDS: substituted 2 bases at 2 genomic stop codons), with translation MPQVQSNFDITVNPLCSQRPRGNEVRLENYNVEEYIQHNKNKILIQEYNQSDDLKKHNRIHTGETPYSCKLCGKSFNQSGALKIHNRIHTGEKLCGNSFKQSGALNKLNKIHAGEKPYTCKVCGKSFNQSSALKIHNRIHTGEKPYSCKVCGKSFNQSGVLRSHNRIHTGEKPYSCKECGKNFNKSGDLKMHTRLHTGEKPYSCNECGKSFNQSGSLKKHNRIHTGEKPFSCNECGKSFTQSAELKMHNKIHTGEKPYSCNQCGKSFNQSGALTKHHRIHTGEKPYSCNECGKRFNQTCILKRHSRIHTGEKPYSCKVCGKSFSRSGPLKRHNSMHTCXXPYSCNRPLLKSLNRKHTGVKLYSCNVCGKSFTKSGDLKMHNRIHTDEKPYPCD, from the exons ATGCCCCAAGTACAATCAAACTTTGATATAACAGTGAACCCGCTCTGTAGTCAAAGGCCCAGAGGAAACGAAGTGAGGTTGGAGAATTATAATG TTGAAGAATATATCcagcataataaaaataaaatcttaattcAAGAATACAATCAATCTGATGATTTGAAGAAACATAAtcgaatacatactggtgaaacgccatattcttgtaaattatgtggtaagagcttcaatcAATCAGGTGCATTGAAGATACACAACAGAATACACACTGGTGAAAAGCTATGTGGTAATAGCTTCAAACAATCAGGTGCATTGAATAAACTCAATAAAATACATGCTGGTGAAAAGCCGTATACCTGTAAAGTATGTGGAAAGAGCTTCAATCAATCAAGTGCGTTGAAGATACACAATAGAATAcacactggtgaaaagccatattcttgtaaagtatgtggtaagagcttcaatcAATCAGGTGTATTGAGGAGCCACAATAGAATAcacactggtgaaaagccatattcttgtaaggAATGTGGTAAAAACTTCAATAAATCAGGTGATTTGAAGATGCACACTAGATTAcacactggtgaaaagccatattcttgtaatgagtgtggtaagagcttcaatcAATCAGGTTCATTGAAGAAACACAATAggatacatactggtgaaaagccatttTCTTGTAAcgaatgtggtaagagcttcaccCAATCAGCTGAATTGAAGATGCACAATAAAATAcacactggtgaaaagccatattcttgtaatcaatgtggtaagagcttcaatcAATCAGGAGCATTGACGAAACAccatagaatacatactggggAGAAGCCATATTCTTGCAATGAATGTGGTAAGAGGTTCAATCAAACATGTATATTGAAGAGACAcagtagaatacatactggtgaaaagccttATTCTTGTAAAgtttgtggtaagagcttcTCTCGATCAGGTCCTTTAAAGAGACACAATAGTATGCATACTTGTTAatagccatattcttgtaatagACCTCTATTGAAGAGCCTTAATAGAAAACACACTGGTGTAAAACTATATTCTTGTAatgtatgtggtaagagcttcactAAATCAGGTGATTTGAAGATGCACAATAGAATACACACTGATGAAAAGCCATATCCTTGTGATTAA